A portion of the Streptomyces sp. NBC_01335 genome contains these proteins:
- a CDS encoding rhamnulokinase, which yields MTTTPPSSAFRSAFAAVDLGATSGRVILGRVGPDDLDLTEVHRFPNTPVRLPDGLRWDVLALFQGILDGLREAARSGGVSSIGVDTWAVDYGLLDADGALLGSPHHYRDTRTDGVAERVWAAVGPAELYRITGLQHLPFNTVFQLASAAGSAQLGAARTLLLVPDLLVHWLTGSVGAEETNASTTGLFDARAGGWSEDVLEPLGIDPALLPALRAPGDPAGTLLPHVAAYAGLDPRTPVTTVASHDTASAIVAVPATEPDFAYISCGTWSLAGLELDAPVLTEASRAANFTNERGIDGTIRYLRNIMGMWLFEECRRTWERQGLPTHIPALLAEAARATPFASLIDPDAPEFMAPGDMPGRIQEYCRRTGQPAPDGQGPLVRCILESLALAHRRTLRRAAELAGRDITRVHLVGGGSRNDLLCRLTADATGLPVVAGPTEATALGNILVQARSAGLVGDLASMRRLVAATQRLRHYRPRGDAAAWDAAAARLEGHAGG from the coding sequence GTGACCACGACACCGCCCTCCTCGGCCTTCCGTTCCGCGTTCGCCGCGGTCGACCTCGGCGCCACCAGCGGACGGGTGATCCTGGGCCGGGTCGGCCCGGACGATCTCGACCTCACCGAGGTGCACCGCTTCCCCAACACTCCGGTGCGCCTGCCGGACGGACTGCGCTGGGACGTCCTCGCGCTCTTCCAGGGCATCCTCGACGGGCTGCGCGAGGCGGCCAGGTCCGGCGGCGTCAGCTCCATCGGGGTGGACACCTGGGCCGTGGACTACGGGCTCCTCGACGCCGACGGCGCTCTCCTCGGCTCGCCCCACCACTACCGGGACACCCGCACCGACGGCGTGGCCGAGCGGGTGTGGGCCGCGGTCGGGCCCGCGGAGCTGTACCGGATCACAGGGCTCCAGCATCTGCCGTTCAACACCGTGTTCCAGCTCGCCTCCGCCGCCGGGAGCGCCCAGCTGGGCGCCGCGCGCACGCTGCTCCTCGTGCCCGACCTGCTCGTCCACTGGCTGACCGGCTCCGTGGGCGCCGAGGAGACCAACGCCTCCACCACGGGCCTCTTCGACGCCCGCGCCGGCGGCTGGTCCGAGGACGTCCTCGAACCGCTCGGGATCGACCCCGCGCTGCTTCCCGCGCTGCGGGCGCCCGGTGACCCGGCCGGCACGCTGCTGCCGCATGTCGCCGCGTACGCCGGTCTGGACCCGCGTACCCCGGTGACCACCGTCGCCTCGCACGACACCGCGTCCGCCATCGTCGCCGTCCCGGCCACCGAGCCGGACTTCGCGTACATCTCCTGCGGCACCTGGTCGCTCGCGGGCCTCGAACTGGACGCTCCGGTACTGACGGAGGCGTCCAGGGCCGCCAACTTCACCAACGAGCGCGGCATCGACGGCACCATCCGCTATCTGCGGAACATCATGGGCATGTGGCTCTTCGAGGAGTGCCGGCGCACCTGGGAGCGGCAGGGGCTGCCCACGCACATCCCGGCCCTGCTCGCCGAGGCCGCCCGCGCCACGCCGTTCGCCTCGCTCATCGACCCGGACGCCCCCGAGTTCATGGCCCCCGGCGACATGCCCGGCCGTATCCAGGAGTACTGCCGCCGCACCGGCCAGCCCGCCCCCGACGGCCAGGGTCCGCTGGTCCGCTGCATCCTGGAGAGCCTCGCGCTGGCCCACCGGCGTACGCTGCGCCGGGCCGCGGAGCTGGCCGGCCGCGACATCACCCGTGTCCACCTCGTCGGAGGGGGCTCGCGCAACGACCTGCTCTGCCGGCTCACCGCCGACGCCACCGGACTGCCGGTCGTCGCCGGCCCCACCGAGGCCACCGCGCTCGGCAACATCCTCGTCCAGGCGAGGTCCGCGGGACTCGTCGGAGACCTCGCGTCGATGCGCCGCCTCGTCGCCGCCACCCAGCGCCTGCGGCACTACCGCCCCCGTGGCGACGCCGCCGCCTGGGACGCGGCCGCCGCCCGGCTGGAAGGTCACGCCGGCGGGTGA
- a CDS encoding bifunctional aldolase/short-chain dehydrogenase: MASAIHSTAAALIARSRRLGSDPRNTNYAGGNTSAKGTGTDPATGGDVELLWVKGSGGDLGTLTESGLAALRLDRLLTLKNVYPGVEREDEMVAAFDYCLHGRGGAAPSIDTAMHGLVDAAHVDHLHPDSGIALACASDGEKLTADCFGDKVVWVPWRRPGFQLGLDIAAIKEANPQAVGCVLGGHGITAWGDTSEECEANSLFIIRTAEEYLVRKGKAEPFGPVLPGYEPLAGAERRERAAALAPVIRGLASQDRPQVGHFDDTEAVLDFVSRAGHPRLAALGTSCPDHFLRTKVRPLVLDLPAGAPLDEAVARLKELHQEYRAEYRAYYDRHATADSPALRGADPAIVLVPGVGMFSFGKDKQTARVAGEFYLNAINVMRGAEAVSTYAPIEESEKFRIEYWALEEAKLQRMPKPKPLATRVALVTGAGSGIGKAIAHRLVAEGACVVVADLNAETAAAVAEELGGPDKAVAVTVNVTSEEEITEAFKAAALAFGGVDLVVNNAGISISKPLLETTAKDWDLQHDIMARGSFLVSREAARVMTAQGLGGDIVYIASKNAVFAGPNNIAYSATKADQAHQVRLLAAELGGHGIRVNGVNPDGVVRGSGIFAAGWGAQRAATYGIEEEKLGEFYAQRTLLKREVLPEHVANAVFALTGGDLTHTTGLHVPVDAGVAAAFLR, from the coding sequence ATGGCCTCCGCCATCCACTCCACGGCCGCCGCGCTGATCGCACGTTCCCGCCGTCTCGGCTCCGACCCGCGCAACACCAACTACGCGGGCGGCAACACCTCCGCGAAGGGCACCGGGACCGACCCGGCGACCGGCGGCGACGTCGAACTCCTCTGGGTCAAGGGGTCCGGCGGCGACCTCGGCACCCTCACCGAATCCGGTCTGGCGGCGCTCCGGCTGGACCGGCTGCTCACCCTCAAGAACGTGTACCCGGGAGTGGAGCGCGAGGACGAGATGGTCGCCGCCTTCGACTACTGCCTGCACGGCAGAGGCGGTGCGGCCCCCTCCATCGACACCGCGATGCACGGCCTGGTCGACGCCGCGCACGTGGACCACCTCCACCCTGACTCGGGCATCGCGCTGGCCTGCGCCTCGGACGGCGAGAAGCTGACCGCCGACTGCTTCGGCGACAAGGTCGTCTGGGTGCCCTGGCGCCGCCCCGGTTTCCAGCTCGGCCTGGACATCGCCGCGATCAAGGAGGCGAACCCGCAGGCCGTCGGCTGCGTCCTCGGCGGCCACGGCATCACCGCGTGGGGCGACACCTCCGAGGAGTGCGAGGCGAACTCGCTCTTCATCATCCGCACCGCCGAGGAGTACCTCGTGCGGAAGGGCAAGGCCGAGCCGTTCGGCCCGGTACTCCCCGGGTACGAGCCGCTGGCCGGGGCCGAGCGCCGGGAGCGCGCCGCCGCCCTGGCCCCGGTGATCCGCGGCCTGGCCTCCCAGGACCGCCCGCAGGTCGGCCACTTCGACGACACCGAGGCCGTGCTGGACTTCGTGTCCCGGGCCGGACACCCCCGGCTCGCCGCCCTCGGCACGTCCTGCCCCGACCACTTCCTCCGTACCAAGGTGCGCCCGCTGGTCCTGGACCTGCCGGCCGGCGCCCCGCTGGACGAGGCGGTCGCACGGCTGAAGGAGCTGCACCAGGAGTACCGGGCGGAGTACCGCGCGTACTACGACCGGCACGCCACCGCCGACTCCCCCGCCCTGCGCGGGGCCGACCCGGCGATCGTGCTGGTGCCGGGCGTCGGCATGTTCTCCTTCGGGAAGGACAAGCAGACCGCCCGGGTGGCCGGGGAGTTCTACCTCAACGCCATCAACGTGATGCGTGGCGCCGAGGCGGTCTCCACCTACGCGCCCATCGAGGAGTCGGAGAAGTTCCGCATCGAGTACTGGGCGCTGGAGGAGGCCAAGCTCCAGCGGATGCCGAAGCCGAAGCCGCTCGCCACCCGGGTCGCGCTCGTCACGGGTGCCGGCAGCGGCATCGGCAAGGCCATCGCGCACCGTCTCGTCGCCGAGGGCGCCTGCGTCGTCGTCGCCGACCTGAACGCGGAGACCGCCGCGGCCGTCGCCGAGGAGCTGGGCGGCCCGGACAAGGCGGTCGCCGTCACGGTGAACGTCACCTCCGAGGAGGAGATCACCGAGGCGTTCAAGGCCGCCGCGCTCGCCTTCGGCGGTGTGGACCTGGTCGTCAACAACGCCGGGATCTCCATCTCCAAGCCGCTCCTGGAGACCACGGCCAAGGACTGGGACCTCCAGCACGACATCATGGCCCGCGGTTCGTTCCTCGTCTCGCGCGAGGCCGCCCGTGTGATGACCGCGCAGGGGCTCGGCGGCGACATCGTCTACATCGCTTCCAAGAACGCCGTCTTCGCCGGACCGAACAACATCGCCTACTCCGCCACCAAGGCGGACCAGGCCCACCAGGTCCGGCTGCTCGCGGCCGAACTCGGCGGACACGGCATCCGCGTCAACGGCGTCAACCCCGACGGGGTCGTCCGGGGCTCCGGCATCTTCGCCGCGGGCTGGGGCGCCCAGCGTGCCGCGACCTACGGCATCGAGGAGGAGAAGCTCGGCGAGTTCTACGCCCAGCGCACCCTCCTCAAGCGCGAGGTGCTCCCCGAGCACGTCGCCAACGCGGTCTTCGCGCTCACCGGCGGCGACCTGACCCACACCACCGGGCTCCACGTCCCGGTCGACGCGGGCGTGGCGGCGGCCTTCCTGCGCTGA